The Papaver somniferum cultivar HN1 chromosome 3, ASM357369v1, whole genome shotgun sequence genome includes a region encoding these proteins:
- the LOC113356596 gene encoding putative nuclease HARBI1: MDDYDLELDEMELVAAAAGYYHYCNMEKPVPRNPTHGKSEFMDEILNAEEDRCREMFRMDKHVFHKLCDMLRRRDLLRDTHGVKIEEQVGIFLNIIGHNERNRVIQERFQHSGETISRYFNNALKAIKSLSREFLQPPEPTTPTEILGSTRFYPYFKDCIGVIDGMHIPAHVIAKDQPRFRNRRGVLTQNVLAACTLDLQFIFVYPGWEGSAEDSRVLRAVLNDPDQNFPQIPEGKYYLVDGGYTNMTGFVAPYEGYRYHLHEFRGANQQPKNAQELFNHRHASLRYAIQQCTELLQTRFPVLKLAPPYAFHIQRDLIIAACVLHNFIRREERNDWLFVNSQIKAAAEVSEPDDQPEASSTSMAEEQAAFLVRYSIAASMWNNFINEWDAW, translated from the exons ATGGATGATTATGACTTGGAACTGGACGAGATGGAactagttgctgctgctgctggataTTATCATTATTGTAATATGGAGAAGCCGGTCCCTCGTAATCCCACACATGGCAAATCCGAATTTATGGATGAAATACTGAATGCAGAAGAAGATCGATGCCGTGAGATGTTTCGGATGGATAAACATGTTTTTCACAAGCTGTGTGACATGTTAAGACGAAGAGACCTGTTACGCGATACACATGGAGTCAAGATAGAGGAACAGGTTGGAATATTCTTGAACATTATTGGACACAATGAACGTAATCGAGTTATTCAAGAAAGATTTCAACACTCTGGCGAAACCATTAGCCGATATTTTAATAATGCATTGAAGGCAATCAAGTCGTTGTCCCGTGAATTCTTACAGCCCCCAGAGCCAACCACTCCTACAGAAATCCTCGGCAGTACAAGATTCTACCCATATTTTAAG GACTGTATTGGAGTAATAGATGGCATGCACATCCCTGCACATGTGATAGCGAAAGATCAACCTCGGTTCCGTAATAGAAGGGGTGTTTTGACGCAAAATGTATTGGCAGCTTGCACGTTAGACCTGCAGTTTATTTTTGTATATCCTGGTTGGGAGGGTTCGGCTGAAGATTCACGTGTATTAAGAGCAGTTCTTAATGATCCAGATCAGAATTTCCCACAGATACCTGAAG GCAAATACTACCTTGTTGATGGAGGATACACAAATATGACGGGATTTGTAGCACCATATGAAGGATATCGCTACCACCTCCATGAATTTAGAGGtgctaatcaacaaccaaagaacgCGCAGGAGTTGTTTAATCACCGGCACGCATCACTGCGATATGCAATCCAGCAATGTACCGAGTTGCTTCAAACACGTTTCCCTGTCCTCAAATTAGCTCCTCCTTATGCATTTCATATCCAAAGGGATTTGATTATTGCTGCATGTGTTCTACATAACTTCATTCGGCGCGAGGAAAGAAATGACTGGTTATTTGTCAACTCCCAAATCAAGGCTGCGGCAGAAGTGTCTGAGCCGGATGATCAGCCTGAGGCATCATCCACCTCCATGGCAGAAGAACAAGCAGCGTTTTTAGTTCGATACTCGATTGCAGCATCGATGTGGAATAACTTCATCAATGAATGGGATGCATGGTGA